The following nucleotide sequence is from Bacteroidota bacterium.
TTATGAATTAATCTCATAGCGTTCCAACTTCCATGCCGAATAAAACGAACTTCATAGGGAAATGTTTCAATCCTTTTTCAACAAATCGCAAAACCAAAATCCTTTTGTTTGTGACTGAGGATGGTTAAAAGAGTGAGCGGTTTTTATTTCAAGCGGCTTGTAAATCTTTTCTCCTGCCTGAACAGAAACCGGAGAACTGAAAATGGGCCCATCAAAACAAAAAGTATGATACTCGCCATTTTCTCCGCAGGCATCCACATTGGAAGGAAGGGAAGAAAGAAAATGGATATCAATAATTTTTCCGGCAAATTCTTCTCCAAGATAGGCATCGTTGGTGCAGCAGATAATTGTTTTGAAATTCAGTTCGAGAAATTCTTTCAGCAGTTCTTTCGTATCTTTTTTCCATAGCGGAAAAACCCCCGTCATGTTTACTTTCGATAAATTATTTTCTCTGTATTGCCTCAAATCTTCCAGGAAAATATCTCCGAAGATTACGTGTTCAATTCCTTCCGATTTGAATTGCAGAAGCGTTTCTCCCATCTTCTTTTCATACTCCGCGTTTGTTCCTTCGCTCACATACATCTTTACTAAAGGAATTCCGGTT
It contains:
- a CDS encoding diphthine--ammonia ligase; this encodes MKKAVMCWSGGKDSALCLYKVFQEKEFEVKYLLTNVNEQFKRISMHGVREELLDEQAKQTGIPLVKMYVSEGTNAEYEKKMGETLLQFKSEGIEHVIFGDIFLEDLRQYRENNLSKVNMTGVFPLWKKDTKELLKEFLELNFKTIICCTNDAYLGEEFAGKIIDIHFLSSLPSNVDACGENGEYHTFCFDGPIFSSPVSVQAGEKIYKPLEIKTAHSFNHPQSQTKGFWFCDLLKKD